The following proteins are encoded in a genomic region of Stutzerimonas stutzeri:
- a CDS encoding chemotaxis protein CheV: MNNVSATDALSLLLFTLRSGKQMAINLLKVSEIIPTPALTRLPESHPHVRGVATLRGQPLSVIDLSLAIGMAPLQDPKGGCLIVTEISRSKQGLHVQAVVKIVHIQSSKILPPPYGARNSSFITGTAEVDGELIQILDVEKVIHNIAPVPGDADISDLDDQDAQLLTETRALIVDDSQVAIHMSVSALTKMGVTCHAVRSAREAFEKLDSLKGSYEAINVVVSDIEMPEMDGYSFTQALRKHPDYSSIYVLLHTSLDSTISTDKAKAAGANDILTKFSPPEMAKCMLRAARVIHLGEDASVA, from the coding sequence ATGAACAACGTATCCGCCACCGACGCCTTATCGCTTCTGCTGTTTACGCTGCGCAGCGGCAAACAGATGGCGATCAACCTGTTGAAGGTCAGCGAGATCATTCCGACGCCGGCGTTGACCCGGCTACCCGAATCCCATCCCCACGTGCGCGGCGTCGCGACCCTGCGCGGCCAGCCGTTGTCCGTGATCGATCTGAGCCTGGCCATCGGCATGGCGCCTTTGCAGGATCCGAAGGGTGGCTGCTTGATCGTCACCGAAATCAGCCGCTCCAAGCAGGGCTTGCATGTCCAGGCGGTGGTCAAGATCGTGCACATTCAGTCCTCGAAGATCCTGCCGCCGCCCTACGGTGCGCGTAACAGCTCCTTTATCACCGGCACGGCTGAAGTCGATGGCGAGCTGATTCAGATCCTCGATGTGGAGAAGGTGATCCATAACATCGCACCGGTGCCCGGTGATGCGGACATCTCCGACCTCGACGACCAGGACGCCCAACTGCTCACCGAGACCCGGGCGTTGATCGTCGATGACAGCCAAGTGGCGATCCACATGTCCGTGTCGGCACTGACCAAGATGGGCGTGACCTGCCATGCGGTCCGCAGCGCCCGCGAAGCCTTCGAGAAGCTCGACAGCCTCAAGGGCAGCTACGAGGCCATCAACGTGGTGGTCTCGGACATCGAAATGCCAGAAATGGATGGTTATTCCTTTACCCAGGCGCTGCGCAAGCACCCGGACTACTCGTCTATCTATGTGCTGCTGCACACCTCGCTGGACAGCACGATCAGCACCGATAAAGCCAAGGCAGCAGGCGCCAACGACATTCTTACCAAATTCTCCCCACCGGAAATGGCCAAGTGCATGCTGCGCGCAGCGCGGGTGATCCACCTCGGCGAGGATGCCTCGGTCGCCTGA
- a CDS encoding SMP-30/gluconolactonase/LRE family protein, giving the protein MNDDSANNDPRSARRAFLKNSLMVSAGIASMGSLGLPRLAFAEPLTQRYPDELVEILDESFAKYRLFNASVEKIASGMRWAEGPVWVGDGRYLLVSDIPENRIMRWDEITGSFDVYRQPSNHSNGLSRDLQGRLLACEGSTTNDQGRRVTRTEPDGSITVLADNFEGKRFNSPNDLAVRQDGSIWFTDPPFQTSNFYEGHKIQTELPDAVYRIDGKSGAVTRVIDSISGPNGLCFSPDQKTLYVVEGRAKPNRLVWAYPVKNDGTLGERRKHIEAPAYGALDGIKCDEDGNLWCGWGSSGAPEANTAELDGVMVFNTQGKAIGKIRLPERCANLCFGGSKGNRLFMASSHSLYALYVNTRDASFGKYGS; this is encoded by the coding sequence ATGAACGACGACTCTGCCAACAACGACCCACGCAGCGCCCGCCGCGCGTTTCTGAAAAACTCGCTGATGGTGTCCGCCGGTATCGCCTCGATGGGCAGCCTGGGCTTGCCCCGGCTCGCCTTCGCCGAACCGCTGACCCAGCGCTACCCGGACGAGCTCGTCGAGATTCTCGATGAGAGTTTCGCCAAGTATCGACTGTTCAACGCCAGCGTCGAGAAGATCGCCAGCGGCATGCGCTGGGCCGAAGGCCCGGTCTGGGTCGGCGATGGCCGTTACCTGCTGGTCAGCGACATTCCGGAAAACCGCATCATGCGCTGGGACGAGATCACCGGTTCGTTCGATGTCTATCGCCAGCCCTCGAACCACTCCAACGGCCTGAGTCGCGATCTGCAAGGGCGGCTGCTGGCTTGCGAAGGCTCGACCACCAATGACCAGGGCCGTCGCGTCACGCGGACCGAGCCGGACGGCAGCATTACGGTGCTGGCTGACAACTTCGAGGGCAAGCGTTTCAATTCGCCGAACGATCTGGCCGTCAGGCAGGACGGCTCGATCTGGTTCACCGACCCGCCCTTCCAGACCAGCAACTTCTACGAAGGGCACAAGATTCAAACCGAGCTGCCGGACGCGGTCTACCGCATCGATGGCAAGAGCGGCGCCGTGACCCGCGTGATCGACTCGATCTCCGGCCCCAACGGGCTGTGCTTCTCACCGGACCAGAAGACGCTCTATGTCGTCGAAGGCCGGGCAAAGCCCAATCGCCTGGTCTGGGCCTATCCGGTCAAGAATGACGGTACGCTGGGCGAGCGCCGCAAGCACATCGAGGCGCCCGCCTATGGCGCGCTGGATGGCATCAAGTGCGATGAAGACGGCAATCTCTGGTGCGGCTGGGGCAGCTCGGGCGCACCGGAAGCCAACACCGCGGAGCTGGACGGGGTGATGGTCTTCAACACGCAGGGCAAGGCCATCGGCAAGATCCGCCTGCCCGAGCGCTGCGCCAATCTCTGCTTTGGCGGTAGCAAGGGCAACCGCTTGTTCATGGCCAGCAGCCATTCGCTGTACGCCCTGTACGTCAACACACGTGACGCAAGCTTCGGCAAGTACGGCAGCTGA
- a CDS encoding DNA polymerase II, producing the protein MNLQQGFVLTRHWRDTAAGTEVEFWLATDAGPRRLRVPYQPSVAFIPAAQQRKVELLLQGERDVELRPLSLTDFRHRPVLGLYCKQHRQLMNLDKRLRGAGLDVYEGDIRPPERYLMERFITAPVSFAGQPDAQGVLVDAQIKPAPDYRPQLKLVSLDIETTMRGELYSIALEGCGERQVYMLGPANGDASVVDFQLAYCDSRKQLIERLNEWLERHDPDAIIGWNLIQFDLRVLREQAQRYQVPLRLGRGGEEMTWREHGSRSNHFFAAAAGRLIIDGIEALRSATWSFPSFSLENVAQTLLGEGKAIDTPYQRMDEINRMFAEDKPALARYNLKDCELVTRIFDKTELLTFLLERATVTGLPADRMGGSVAAFEHLYIPLMHRQGFVAPNLGERPPEASPGGFVMNSQPGLYESVLVLDYKSLYPSIIRTFLIDPVGLIEGIRHPDDSDSVPGFRGARFSRTRHCLPAIVERVWEGREAAKREGNKPLSQALKIIMNAFYGVLGSSGCRFFDPRLASSITLRGHEIMRRTRELIEAEGYSVIYGDTDSTFVWLRRAHNDEDAARIGKRLVQLINQWWREHLQREFGLQSALELQYESHFKRFLMPTIRGAEEGSKKRYAGLVTRPDGSDGLVFKGLETVRTDWSPLAQQFQQELYRRIFNREPYQDYVRDYVRRTLAGELDELLILRKRLRRRLDDYERNVPPHVRAARIADDYNLQQGRQRQYQNGGWISYLMTVGGPEPLEVRRAAIDYDHYVTRQLQPIADAILPFVGDSFSGLIDEQLGLF; encoded by the coding sequence GTGAATCTGCAACAGGGCTTTGTCCTGACCCGACACTGGCGCGACACGGCGGCCGGCACCGAGGTGGAGTTCTGGCTGGCGACCGATGCCGGGCCGCGTCGGCTCCGCGTGCCGTATCAACCGTCGGTTGCGTTTATTCCGGCGGCGCAACAGCGCAAGGTCGAGCTGTTGCTCCAGGGCGAGCGTGACGTTGAACTACGGCCACTGAGCCTGACCGACTTCCGCCATCGGCCGGTGCTGGGGCTGTACTGCAAGCAGCATCGCCAGTTGATGAACCTCGACAAGCGCTTGCGCGGGGCGGGGCTGGACGTATACGAAGGCGACATTCGCCCGCCGGAGCGCTATCTGATGGAGCGCTTCATCACGGCGCCGGTCAGCTTTGCCGGGCAGCCGGATGCGCAAGGCGTGCTCGTCGACGCGCAAATCAAGCCGGCACCGGACTATCGGCCGCAGCTCAAACTGGTCTCGCTGGACATCGAAACCACCATGCGCGGCGAGCTGTATTCCATCGCGTTAGAGGGCTGCGGCGAGCGTCAGGTGTACATGCTCGGCCCGGCCAACGGCGACGCCAGCGTGGTGGATTTCCAGCTGGCGTATTGCGACAGCCGCAAACAGTTGATCGAGCGACTGAACGAGTGGCTGGAGCGACACGACCCGGATGCGATCATCGGCTGGAACCTGATTCAGTTCGACCTGCGCGTGCTGCGTGAACAGGCCCAGCGTTATCAGGTGCCGCTGCGCCTGGGGCGTGGCGGTGAGGAGATGACCTGGCGCGAGCATGGCAGCCGCAGCAATCATTTCTTTGCTGCGGCGGCGGGCCGCTTGATCATCGATGGCATCGAGGCGCTGCGGTCGGCCACCTGGAGCTTCCCCTCGTTCAGCCTGGAGAACGTCGCGCAGACGCTGCTCGGTGAAGGCAAGGCGATCGACACGCCGTATCAGCGCATGGACGAGATCAACCGCATGTTCGCCGAGGACAAGCCGGCCCTGGCGCGTTACAACCTCAAGGATTGCGAGCTGGTCACGCGGATCTTCGACAAGACCGAGCTGCTGACCTTTCTGCTCGAGCGCGCCACGGTCACTGGCCTGCCGGCCGATCGCATGGGCGGTTCGGTGGCGGCATTCGAGCACCTCTACATCCCGCTGATGCATCGCCAGGGCTTCGTCGCGCCCAACCTCGGCGAGCGGCCGCCGGAGGCCAGCCCCGGTGGCTTCGTGATGAATTCGCAGCCGGGCCTGTACGAGTCGGTGCTGGTGCTGGACTACAAGAGTCTCTACCCGTCGATCATCCGCACCTTCCTTATCGATCCGGTGGGGCTCATCGAGGGCATCCGCCATCCTGATGACAGCGACTCGGTGCCGGGTTTTCGTGGGGCCCGCTTCTCGCGCACACGGCACTGCCTGCCGGCCATCGTCGAGCGTGTCTGGGAAGGGCGCGAGGCGGCCAAGCGCGAGGGCAACAAGCCGCTGTCCCAGGCGCTGAAGATCATCATGAATGCCTTCTACGGTGTGCTCGGTTCCAGCGGCTGCCGTTTTTTCGATCCACGGCTGGCTTCGTCTATCACCCTGCGCGGCCACGAAATCATGCGCCGCACCCGCGAGCTGATCGAGGCAGAAGGCTACAGCGTGATCTACGGCGACACCGACTCGACCTTCGTCTGGCTCAGGCGCGCCCACAACGACGAAGATGCGGCGCGGATCGGCAAGCGTCTGGTTCAACTGATCAACCAGTGGTGGCGCGAGCATCTGCAGCGCGAGTTCGGCCTGCAGAGCGCGTTGGAGCTACAGTACGAAAGTCATTTCAAGCGTTTTCTGATGCCAACCATTCGCGGGGCGGAGGAGGGTAGCAAGAAGCGCTATGCGGGCCTGGTGACCCGCCCCGACGGCAGCGACGGGCTGGTGTTCAAGGGGCTGGAAACGGTGCGCACCGACTGGTCGCCGCTCGCCCAGCAGTTCCAGCAGGAGTTGTACCGGCGCATCTTCAACCGCGAACCCTATCAGGACTATGTGCGCGACTATGTCCGCCGCACCTTGGCCGGTGAGCTGGATGAGTTGCTGATCTTGCGCAAGCGGCTGCGGCGACGGCTGGATGACTACGAACGCAACGTCCCGCCTCATGTACGCGCCGCACGAATCGCCGACGACTACAACCTGCAGCAGGGTCGTCAGCGGCAGTACCAGAATGGCGGCTGGATCAGCTATCTGATGACCGTGGGCGGCCCGGAACCCCTGGAGGTGCGGCGCGCTGCGATCGACTACGACCACTACGTGACGCGTCAGCTGCAGCCGATCGCCGATGCCATCCTGCCGTTCGTGGGCGACAGCTTCAGTGGTCTGATCGACGAGCAGCTCGGCTTGTTCTGA
- a CDS encoding glycosyltransferase yields the protein MPERLAVSVIIPCWRDEAALQRLLDRLVSLLQDAEVDGEIIVVDGASREPCRLLCTRYGAAWLPAASCRGTQLRLGATHARHPLLWFLHADAHLHGNPLPRMQAAIATGAVGGYFRFRFTGDPGWQAALLERLIALRNRFGVPYGDQGLFVTAQAYQRGGQHSPWPLFEEVELVRGLRRQGRFIRLDDGVHVDPRRWQRDGWWRRSLRNRLLALQFACGVPAQHLAERYTARGSKHPHADER from the coding sequence ATGCCTGAGCGTCTTGCCGTCAGCGTGATCATCCCTTGCTGGCGCGACGAGGCGGCGCTGCAACGGCTGTTGGATCGTCTCGTCTCGCTACTCCAGGACGCAGAGGTGGACGGCGAAATCATCGTGGTGGACGGTGCCAGCCGCGAGCCGTGTCGACTGCTTTGCACGCGTTATGGCGCCGCCTGGCTGCCGGCCGCGTCCTGCCGCGGTACACAGCTTCGCCTGGGCGCCACGCATGCGCGGCATCCTTTACTGTGGTTCCTGCACGCCGACGCTCATCTGCATGGCAACCCGCTGCCGCGGATGCAGGCCGCAATCGCCACGGGTGCGGTTGGCGGTTATTTCCGCTTCCGTTTCACCGGCGACCCGGGTTGGCAGGCCGCCCTGCTCGAACGCCTGATCGCGTTGCGCAACCGTTTCGGCGTGCCCTACGGCGACCAGGGGTTGTTCGTCACGGCGCAGGCCTACCAGCGCGGCGGCCAGCACAGCCCATGGCCGCTGTTCGAGGAAGTCGAATTGGTCAGGGGGCTGCGCCGACAGGGCCGGTTCATTCGCCTGGACGATGGCGTGCACGTCGACCCACGGCGCTGGCAGCGCGACGGCTGGTGGCGGCGCTCGCTGCGTAATCGCCTGCTGGCACTGCAATTCGCCTGCGGCGTGCCGGCGCAACACCTGGCCGAGCGGTACACCGCCCGCGGTTCCAAACATCCGCATGCTGACGAGCGCTGA
- a CDS encoding TIGR04282 family arsenosugar biosynthesis glycosyltransferase — translation MDTAMPCLVLLCKRPAPGYAKQRLAATLGQEAALAVAQALLACALEDLRQWPGQRVIAPDHPENLPWAHSLAGEALCRAQHDGNLGARINQLDHELRRDGQHRLIFIGSDCPTLSPADYRHVAQLLQRFDTVLFNARDGGVVLMASNRPWPDLRTLPWSTDRLGSALAAHCRQAGHSVASAGASFDIDRAEDLSSLPALLREDPRPARQALRTTLERLGIGHDA, via the coding sequence ATGGATACTGCGATGCCCTGCCTGGTGCTGCTCTGCAAGCGGCCCGCCCCAGGCTACGCCAAGCAGCGGCTAGCCGCCACGCTGGGGCAGGAGGCCGCGCTGGCGGTCGCACAGGCTCTGCTCGCCTGCGCGCTGGAAGACCTGCGGCAGTGGCCGGGCCAGCGGGTAATCGCACCGGATCACCCAGAGAACCTGCCTTGGGCACATTCGTTGGCCGGCGAGGCGCTGTGCAGGGCGCAACACGACGGCAACCTTGGCGCGCGGATCAACCAGCTCGACCATGAATTGCGCCGCGACGGCCAGCATCGATTGATCTTCATCGGCAGCGACTGCCCGACCCTGTCGCCCGCTGATTACCGGCACGTCGCCCAGCTATTGCAGCGTTTCGACACGGTGCTATTCAACGCCCGCGACGGCGGCGTCGTATTGATGGCATCCAACCGCCCCTGGCCGGACTTGCGGACGCTGCCCTGGAGTACCGATCGGCTCGGCAGCGCCCTCGCAGCGCACTGTCGCCAGGCCGGACACAGCGTCGCCAGCGCCGGCGCCTCCTTCGACATCGACCGCGCCGAAGACCTGTCGTCTCTCCCCGCACTGCTGCGCGAGGACCCGCGACCGGCGCGTCAGGCCTTGCGCACCACGCTCGAACGCCTCGGAATCGGCCACGATGCCTGA
- the arsS gene encoding arsenosugar biosynthesis radical SAM (seleno)protein ArsS (Some members of this family are selenoproteins.), giving the protein MHDTLPLLDALSFPPIRRGRLEALQINLTYRCNQRCLHCHVNAGPTREEAMTDENLDVLHQVIDAHPVQTLDLTGGAPELHPRFREIVRHARREGLRVIDRCNLTILSEPGQEDLAEFLAEQRVEVTASLPCYSRENVDRQRGDGVFEASIAGLRQLNALGYGDERGGLTLNLVYNPQGPSLPPPQAQLEADYKEHLAEDFGIRFNHLLTITNQPIARFGSTLVSKGQFGDYLQLLRDSYRPANLDAVMCRHLVSVDWQGYLYDCDFNQMLDLPMTGPGLVHRDRAHLRDLLAVSNLDGNPIVTRDHCYACTAGQGSSCGGALND; this is encoded by the coding sequence ATGCATGACACCTTGCCGTTGCTCGATGCGCTGAGTTTCCCACCGATCCGTCGTGGCCGGCTGGAGGCGCTGCAGATCAATCTGACCTACCGCTGCAATCAGCGTTGCCTGCATTGCCACGTCAATGCCGGACCGACGCGTGAGGAGGCGATGACTGACGAGAACCTGGACGTGCTGCATCAGGTGATCGATGCGCATCCGGTGCAGACGCTCGACCTGACTGGCGGCGCCCCGGAGCTGCACCCACGTTTCCGCGAGATCGTTCGGCATGCTCGCCGCGAAGGCCTGCGCGTGATCGATCGCTGCAACCTGACGATTCTGAGCGAGCCGGGGCAGGAAGACCTGGCCGAGTTCCTGGCCGAGCAGCGGGTGGAGGTGACCGCGTCGCTGCCGTGCTATTCGCGGGAAAACGTCGATCGGCAGCGCGGTGATGGCGTCTTCGAGGCGAGCATCGCCGGGCTGCGCCAGCTCAACGCGCTGGGCTACGGAGACGAGAGGGGTGGGCTGACGCTGAATCTGGTGTACAACCCGCAGGGACCGTCACTGCCACCGCCACAGGCGCAACTGGAGGCGGACTACAAGGAGCATCTGGCCGAGGATTTCGGCATTCGTTTCAATCACCTGCTGACCATCACCAACCAGCCCATCGCCCGCTTCGGCAGTACGCTGGTGAGCAAGGGCCAATTTGGCGACTACCTGCAGCTGCTGCGCGACAGTTATAGGCCCGCGAATCTCGACGCGGTGATGTGCCGCCATCTGGTGAGCGTCGATTGGCAGGGCTATCTGTATGACTGCGACTTCAACCAGATGCTCGACCTGCCAATGACAGGGCCCGGGCTCGTTCACCGAGACCGCGCGCACCTGCGGGATCTGCTCGCCGTGTCGAATCTGGACGGCAACCCCATCGTCACCCGCGACCACTGTTACGCCTGTACAGCAGGGCAGGGATCGAGTTGCGGCGGCGCGTTAAACGATTGA
- a CDS encoding MbcA/ParS/Xre antitoxin family protein codes for MKVEQTDSKPDIASPEAGRVALTFFFNLMRLWNCSAEQQRVLLGSVGNTTYFKYKKLPEVRLPRDTLERISYLMGIHKALRIIFSNQTERAYEWVHKPNDAAPFNGVSALDYMLGGQVVDLADVRRYLDWVRG; via the coding sequence ATGAAAGTCGAACAAACGGACAGCAAACCGGATATTGCTTCGCCCGAGGCGGGGCGAGTGGCGCTGACGTTTTTCTTCAACCTCATGCGCCTCTGGAATTGCAGCGCCGAACAACAGCGGGTGCTACTGGGGTCGGTGGGTAACACCACTTACTTCAAGTACAAGAAGCTTCCGGAGGTCCGTCTGCCGCGCGACACCTTGGAACGGATTTCCTATTTGATGGGCATTCACAAGGCCCTGCGCATCATCTTCAGCAACCAGACCGAGCGCGCATACGAATGGGTGCACAAACCCAACGATGCCGCGCCGTTCAACGGCGTAAGTGCGCTGGACTACATGCTCGGTGGGCAGGTGGTCGATCTGGCCGATGTGCGACGCTATCTCGATTGGGTGCGGGGCTGA
- a CDS encoding RES family NAD+ phosphorylase codes for MQAILPAWRRAYRIVNSSFPPLAVFEDTLSPDDLEIAFALEAMTNDRLREEAGSLQRVAPGDRVSGPGSTAVMAAFTHIGNPSRFSDGSYGVYYCASSIDAAIAETKFHQERFLAATRETNVEITVRAYVNKIVKPLIDVRDLPELHQPDPAAYGNSQAFAREQRDGKTWGLLYKSVRLEGHECAAAFRPRAVSLPVQGPHFRYVWDARTKTITHVMELTEVKV; via the coding sequence ATGCAGGCGATCCTACCGGCCTGGCGACGGGCGTACCGTATCGTCAACAGCTCGTTTCCACCGCTGGCCGTGTTCGAAGACACGCTCAGCCCGGATGACCTGGAAATCGCTTTCGCGCTTGAAGCCATGACCAATGATCGCCTGCGTGAAGAGGCCGGGTCGCTCCAGCGCGTCGCGCCCGGCGACCGCGTCAGCGGACCGGGCTCGACAGCGGTGATGGCCGCCTTCACTCATATCGGCAATCCCAGCCGCTTCAGCGACGGCAGCTACGGCGTCTACTATTGCGCCAGCTCGATAGACGCCGCCATCGCCGAAACCAAGTTCCATCAGGAACGTTTCCTGGCGGCGACTCGCGAGACCAACGTGGAAATCACCGTGCGTGCCTACGTCAACAAGATCGTCAAACCCTTGATCGACGTGCGCGACCTGCCCGAGTTGCATCAGCCCGATCCGGCGGCCTATGGCAACAGCCAGGCATTTGCCCGAGAGCAGCGCGATGGCAAGACCTGGGGCTTGTTGTACAAGAGCGTTCGCCTGGAAGGGCATGAGTGCGCTGCGGCGTTTCGCCCGCGTGCCGTCTCGTTGCCGGTGCAGGGGCCACATTTCCGCTATGTCTGGGACGCCCGTACAAAGACCATTACCCATGTCATGGAACTCACCGAGGTCAAGGTCTGA
- a CDS encoding DUF3079 domain-containing protein — protein MAKKFPLNPPHPERICWGCDRYCPADSLACGNGAGRTQHPAEMMGDDWYEYGDWGDLIATDKAVKAKS, from the coding sequence ATGGCCAAGAAGTTTCCACTCAACCCGCCGCATCCCGAGCGCATCTGCTGGGGTTGCGACCGCTATTGCCCAGCCGATTCTCTGGCCTGCGGCAACGGCGCCGGCAGAACCCAGCATCCGGCTGAAATGATGGGTGACGACTGGTATGAATACGGCGACTGGGGCGACCTGATCGCCACCGACAAGGCGGTCAAGGCTAAAAGCTAG
- a CDS encoding response regulator, translating to MEHKSRLLVVDDNAATRYAIRRVLERHGYAVLEAGTGTEGIGLIATETLDALILDVNLPDMSGFEIVRQLRTDDRTRLLPVIHVSAASIQTGDIITGLDAGADAYLIHPVDPDVLLATLRTLLRVRDTEHALRESEARFRDIFSQVAAPIAVIDPQLQIHESNRALSLLLGDQTEASALTASLAGGQDAKLRSLRESLASGARWHDTLIMQVAGERRETKWQVSPYRAAELGLVVIEDVTEQRQRERTQRQQLDNVNNELAREVAERVRTEGQLMQAQKMDALGKLTGGIAHDFNNLLTGIITGIELLKKRMQEGRTDAVLRFADTALNSARSAASMTNRLLAFARQQPLDARPADLNEQVRSLEELLQRTIGEHISLHLELSEQGAVAQVDANQLESAILNLVINARDALPRGGNITIRTAALRSEGDADLADGDYVVLTVKDDGTGIAPDVLGKVFDPFFTTKPLGQGTGLGLSSIYGFARQSGGEARLSSVFGEGTEVSLVLPAALADHSTTASINEMPQGNGEHVLIVEDMPAVRMLVAEMLSEAGYRCSEAGDVATALSVLQDDSSIDLLLTDVGLPQVSGRDLADTARTHRPALPVLFMTGYAENAVRRDRFLAAGMDMVVKPFQIGDLLGKVRQMLDQSAKTSAD from the coding sequence ATGGAGCATAAAAGCCGGCTGCTGGTCGTCGATGACAATGCGGCGACGCGCTACGCAATACGTCGGGTGCTGGAGCGCCACGGCTATGCCGTGCTTGAAGCCGGGACAGGAACCGAAGGAATCGGCCTGATCGCGACTGAAACGCTCGATGCGCTGATCCTCGACGTGAACCTGCCGGACATGAGCGGCTTCGAAATCGTGCGCCAGCTCAGAACGGATGACCGCACTCGCCTGCTGCCGGTGATCCATGTTTCGGCAGCCTCGATCCAGACTGGCGACATCATCACGGGGCTGGACGCGGGCGCAGACGCCTATCTCATCCACCCGGTCGATCCGGACGTGCTCCTGGCGACCTTGCGTACGCTATTGCGTGTGCGCGACACAGAGCATGCGTTGCGGGAAAGCGAGGCGCGTTTCCGTGACATCTTTTCCCAGGTTGCGGCGCCCATCGCCGTTATCGACCCGCAGCTGCAGATTCACGAAAGCAACCGTGCGCTGTCGTTGTTGCTGGGCGATCAAACCGAAGCCTCCGCGCTGACGGCGAGCCTTGCCGGCGGGCAGGACGCCAAGTTGCGAAGCCTGCGGGAAAGCCTGGCGAGCGGTGCTCGCTGGCATGACACCCTGATCATGCAGGTGGCGGGCGAGCGGCGCGAAACCAAGTGGCAGGTATCGCCTTACCGGGCGGCGGAACTCGGTCTGGTGGTCATCGAAGACGTTACCGAGCAGCGCCAACGCGAGCGCACGCAACGCCAGCAGCTCGATAACGTCAATAACGAGCTTGCCCGCGAAGTCGCCGAGCGCGTCCGCACCGAAGGGCAGCTGATGCAGGCGCAGAAGATGGACGCCCTCGGCAAGCTGACCGGGGGCATTGCGCACGATTTCAACAACCTGCTGACCGGCATCATCACCGGCATCGAACTGCTGAAGAAGCGCATGCAGGAAGGCCGCACCGATGCCGTTCTGCGTTTTGCCGATACAGCGCTGAACTCGGCTCGCAGTGCCGCGTCGATGACTAACCGTTTGTTGGCCTTCGCTCGCCAGCAACCCCTGGATGCCCGCCCAGCCGACCTCAACGAGCAGGTCCGCTCGCTTGAGGAGTTGTTGCAGCGAACCATCGGCGAGCACATATCCTTGCATCTGGAACTGTCCGAACAGGGCGCGGTGGCACAGGTCGATGCCAACCAGCTCGAAAGCGCCATTTTGAACCTGGTCATCAATGCGCGCGATGCCCTGCCCCGTGGCGGCAACATCACCATCCGCACCGCGGCCTTGCGGTCTGAAGGCGATGCGGACCTGGCCGACGGAGACTATGTCGTGCTGACGGTGAAGGATGACGGTACCGGTATCGCACCGGATGTGCTCGGCAAGGTCTTCGATCCCTTCTTCACCACCAAACCACTCGGCCAGGGCACGGGGCTGGGGTTGTCATCGATCTACGGCTTCGCCCGCCAATCCGGTGGCGAAGCCAGGCTAAGCAGCGTCTTCGGCGAAGGCACCGAAGTGTCGCTGGTGCTGCCGGCGGCCTTGGCCGACCACAGCACCACCGCCTCGATCAACGAAATGCCGCAGGGTAATGGCGAGCATGTACTGATCGTCGAGGACATGCCGGCGGTACGCATGCTGGTGGCCGAAATGCTGAGCGAGGCCGGCTACCGATGCAGCGAGGCGGGCGATGTCGCCACCGCCTTGTCGGTACTGCAGGATGATTCGAGCATCGACCTGCTGCTGACGGACGTGGGGCTTCCTCAGGTCTCCGGACGGGACCTGGCTGACACAGCGCGAACCCACCGCCCTGCGCTACCGGTGCTGTTCATGACCGGTTATGCCGAAAACGCGGTGCGGCGTGATCGCTTTCTCGCGGCCGGCATGGACATGGTGGTCAAGCCGTTCCAGATCGGCGACCTGCTCGGCAAAGTACGGCAAATGCTCGACCAATCGGCCAAGACGTCTGCCGATTGA